The sequence below is a genomic window from Tautonia marina.
AAGCAAGGCACGCCGGTCGGCGTCGAGCCGCTCGGCGATCAGGGCAGGGGACACACTCATGCGTCATCTCGGTCGCTTGCAGTCATTCGAGCGTCAATCACGCCGACCAGGGAAGGGGGCCGGTTCCGATGCCACGGGCCCGAGGCCCACTGATTGTAACGACCGCCAGGCCCCTCGTCCGACCCCACGAGCCTCAGAACATGACAGCCGCCTTCTCGTACAGGATTAGGCTCATCAGAGTCCCGACCGTGGCCACGATCATCCCCAGGCCGAACAGGAGCGGCCCGAGCATCTCGCCCTTCACCCCGAGCCACCTCAGGTACGCTTCCACCACCGGGCCGGCACAGAAGCACAGGTTCGCTCCCAGGGCGCCGAAGACCAGCAACTCCCAGAACTCGGCCTCCGTCATCCATTGCCACCTGTCCATCCCGATGACAATCCCCATCACCTCGACCACCAGGACGAGGTTGTAGAGCACCCGCCACCGCTCCCAGCGGGCCATGAATGCCAGGTCGGGCTCACTACCAGGGTCGGGGGAGTCTCTCCTGGCAGGCGTTCCGGGTGCCGCATAAACATTTTCGTCATCAGGGATATTCATGAAAGCGGCCGTTTTGGATCGTCGGCAGGATCGAGTGCCCTCGGCCCGAATGCCGCCGGCAAGAGTTCGGCAAGCCTTGCCCGCAATCGATCCGGCCCGTCGCACACGCTGATGATCTCCGCCCCCGGCCCGAATTCATGGATCACCTGACGACACGCCCCGCACGGGGCCGTCGGCGTCTCGGTCGGCGTGAACACGACCACTGCGCGGATCGTCGTCAATCCCTTCGCCACTGCCGCGAAGATCGCGTTCCGCTCGGCGCAGACCGTCAGGCCATATGACGCATTCTCAACATTGCACCCGCCGACGATCGCCCCGTCTTCCGCCAGCACCGCCGCGCCCACGGGGAACCGGCTGTACGGACAATACGCCGCTTCGCTCGCCCGGCGAGCTGTTTCGATCAAGGTCTGAAGCGTCTCGTCATCGTCGGTCATCATGGGGCCTTCCCTCCCGGCTGGCAGGCCCCTCATCCTATCCCGAGCAAGCCCTGGGTGAGAAGATCTCACGCAGAGCCGCAGAGCCTCGGAGAGATAACCAAAACTTCGTCTCCGTGTCTCCAAGGCTCTGCGCGAGCTTCTCCGAACTCACTCCGTCTCACGCCTTCGCCGCTTCTTCTTCTTCGGCTGCGAGCGTCTCAACCCCGACCCGGTGGCAGAAGTCGCCGAAGGCCTCGCCCGGCTGGCGATCGGCCTTGAAGCGGGAGAAGACGGGGACCAGTTCCTCGACGATCTTTTCCAGGGGCACGTAGTCCTTGAAGACCGTGTTCAGCCGGTCCCCTTGCACCCGACCGCCGAGGAAAATCGTGTACGTCCCCGGCCCGGGCGAGCCGTCGGGATTCTTCGAGGCCCCCCGGCCCACCAGGCCGATGTCGCAGTTATACGGCCGGGCGCACCCGTTCGGGCAGCCGGTCATGTGGACGGCGTAGCGTTCGCCTTCCAGGCCGAGCCGGGACATCGCCTCCTCGAACTGGTCCATGACCGAAGGGAGCACCCGCTCCGATTCCGTCACGGCCAGGCCGCAGGTGGGCAGGGCAGGGCAGGCCATCGCCCAGCGTCGGACGGTCGAGGTCTGCTCGACCGAGGCGATCCCGTACTCCTGGAGCCAGGCGTTGACCTCGTCCTTGCGCTCCGTCGGAATGTCGATGAGCAAGATCGACTGCAAGCAGGTCAGCCGAGCCGGGGTGCCGTACTTCTCGAAGTAGGCCCGCAGGCCGCTGGCCATCCGCACCGATCCCTCGTCCTTGATCCGGCCGTTCTCGACCGGAATGCCGAGGAACCAGCGCCCGTCTCCTTGCTCGTGCCAGCCCATGTGGTCGTCCACCTCGTTCACCGTGATCGGCTTCGAGGGGGCCAGCGGTTCGCCGAGGTATTCTTCAACCTTCGCCTTGAAGGCGTCGATCCCCCAGTCGTAAATGACGTACTTCAGGCGGGCCCGCTTGCGGTCGCTCCGGTCGCCGAAGTCGCGCTGAACCTTCACCACCGCCTCGCCAATGCGAAGCACCTCCGACCGCGGCACGTAGCACAGATCGACCGCCACCGCCGGGAACGTCTTCTTCGCGCTCGGGGTCGTGCCCATCCCGCCGCCGACGACGATGTTGTAGCCAACCAGCTCGCCGTTCTCGACCACGGCAATGTAGCCAAGGTCGTTGGCGTACACATCCGTGCAATTGTCTTCGGGCAGGGCAAAGGCGGTCTTGAACTTCCGGGGCATGTAGGTCTTGCCGTAGATCGGCTCAACCGTGTCGTCGCCAGGGGTCGGCACGAGGGCCGGCTGAGGCTTCGGCGCGTCGGGATTCTCGATCTTCTCGCCGTCGAGCCAGATGTCCCAGTAACTCGTCGCCCGGGGGCTCAGGTGCGCGGCCAGCTTCAGCAGATCCTCCTGCATCTGGTCGCGGACGGTGCCGTGAAACGGCGCCGGGCAGCTCAAGATGTTCCGCTCCACGT
It includes:
- a CDS encoding cytidine deaminase, whose amino-acid sequence is MMTDDDETLQTLIETARRASEAAYCPYSRFPVGAAVLAEDGAIVGGCNVENASYGLTVCAERNAIFAAVAKGLTTIRAVVVFTPTETPTAPCGACRQVIHEFGPGAEIISVCDGPDRLRARLAELLPAAFGPRALDPADDPKRPLS
- a CDS encoding NADPH-dependent assimilatory sulfite reductase hemoprotein subunit, which produces MSTGGNGAPKQSKAETLKLESQYLKLPLIDEVNAGGNSISEPAMQVLKFHGSYQQDDRDVRVQRRREKQEVAYSFMVRVRIPGGRINAKQYLACDELARTVGNETLRITTRQEFQLHGILKQDLKATVRKVNETLLDTLAACGDVERNILSCPAPFHGTVRDQMQEDLLKLAAHLSPRATSYWDIWLDGEKIENPDAPKPQPALVPTPGDDTVEPIYGKTYMPRKFKTAFALPEDNCTDVYANDLGYIAVVENGELVGYNIVVGGGMGTTPSAKKTFPAVAVDLCYVPRSEVLRIGEAVVKVQRDFGDRSDRKRARLKYVIYDWGIDAFKAKVEEYLGEPLAPSKPITVNEVDDHMGWHEQGDGRWFLGIPVENGRIKDEGSVRMASGLRAYFEKYGTPARLTCLQSILLIDIPTERKDEVNAWLQEYGIASVEQTSTVRRWAMACPALPTCGLAVTESERVLPSVMDQFEEAMSRLGLEGERYAVHMTGCPNGCARPYNCDIGLVGRGASKNPDGSPGPGTYTIFLGGRVQGDRLNTVFKDYVPLEKIVEELVPVFSRFKADRQPGEAFGDFCHRVGVETLAAEEEEAAKA